The following proteins come from a genomic window of Alosa alosa isolate M-15738 ecotype Scorff River chromosome 2, AALO_Geno_1.1, whole genome shotgun sequence:
- the sdhda gene encoding succinate dehydrogenase [ubiquinone] cytochrome b small subunit A, mitochondrial yields MASFVRLSSVCHRGVKPLFARNTFLARELFACRTFREKDSMQVQVHASSHSAASSKAASLHWTGERLLSVLLLGMVPAAYMYPGPVVDYTVAAALTLHGHWGIGQILTDYVHGETKIKLANAGLYTLSMVTFAGLCYFNYKDVGICKAIAMLWRI; encoded by the exons ATGGCGAGTTTCGTCAGGTTAAGTTCTGTGTGTCACCGAGGTGTAAAAC CTTTATTCGCGAGGAACACTTTCTTAGCTCGTGAATTGTTTGCATGTCGGACGTTTCGTGAAAAGGATTCCATGCAGGTTCAAGTCCATGCATCATCACATTCAG CTGCAAGCTCCAAGGCAGCTTCCCTGCACTGGACAGGTGAGCGGCTACTGAGTGTGCTTCTGCTGGGTATGGTACCTGCTGCCTACATGTACCCAGGTCCAGTAGTGGACTATACTGTGGCTGCAGCTCTCACTCTTCATGGCCACTG GGGGATTGGCCAAATCCTAACGGACTATGTTCATGGTGAGACAAAAATCAAGCTTGCCAATGCCGGTTTATATACTTTATCCATGGTCACCTTTGCTGGGTTGTGCTACTTCAACTACAAAGATGTGGGGATCTGTAAAGCCATAGCCATGCTGTGGCGCATCTAG